A window of Felis catus isolate Fca126 chromosome A3, F.catus_Fca126_mat1.0, whole genome shotgun sequence genomic DNA:
ttgtaaatgagattgtaacaatttctttttcagataatttaatAGAAACGCTGAGttttttgtatgttgactttgaatcctgcaactttactgtaTTTGTTAATTAGATTTAagttttggtgggggggggtcttTAGAATTTTTCTATGTGTAAAattatgtcatctgaaaataaagacaattttgctttttctttaaatgactgCATTTCTAATAGAGGAATGTCAGACTCCCGAACAGTGATGGGAGGGAGTTTTTGGTTGAGGGGCCTTTCCAAGTCCTATTCTATATTTCATCCTATGCAAAGGTAGTTTCTTGCATTGTACTAAGTTGAAACATGGGATTCAGGCAGATTTTACCAAATTAGTAttgtaaataagaaaatgccTTAATAAAAGTACCAGTCCCTGTCAGTGTCTCCAAGACCCTCTCTAAGAACTCCAGTATCTCTGAACCAGAGAACAAGGCAATAAATGAGATGTGGATCTTAGTGACAAAGTGTCATGGGGGACAAGTTTGAACAAAAGTAGTAACTCGTCAAAcctgagatgagaaagaaaaacaaaggatttcTTTAACCTCAGGGAAAAGAGTAGGACGAGCATGACTACAGACAGACTAAACAGACAgagaatttaataaatacatggaaaaataatttaacatccCAACAGGAATGTATttagggtccatgctgtcagaggGCTGGTCCTTTTGTCTAAATTTCTTAGATTAACGCATGACACCACAGACTCATAGGAGAGAGGTAATAGGGTTTTGAGTGTTGCAGTATTGGACAGTGATGtataaagagacagaaacaacACTTCACACGTCAGGGGACTCGCCAAAAAATACCAAGTTAGTTGTCAATGGAAGAGTCTGTACTATTTAAGTGTAGTAGAGACCCTAGAACCAAATCAACTGCAGCTTTCACACTTTTGTTGCAGCTACAGTTCTTAACAAGGTGGATGTATATATCTTGGCTACTGATATAACAAGATTAAATATAGCAATGGGCCTCTGATGATTTCCATTTAATTGAATCAGTTCCCTAATGCTTGTTCAGATTTGTAATGAAAGGAAAGGGGGTGGAGACAGGGGAGCATTTGTGAATCTAGAATAATGGAAACAATCTTTTGGAAGGTAGTTATCGTATCTTTGTGTCCAATCATATTTCttttaacttgaaaaaatgtatattcattaaAAGATACTTAATAGACTTTACTTATATGTAATTAACCTAGAGAGATCAACTCTTTCTAAGTTGTCAGATTTCTGTCAATACTAAGTTTGGTAGACAAAAATGCTCATAATCATTTTGAACTCAAGTTTGGAGAATTTTTAGACAATCATCCCTACTGCTTTTACTTTTATGTGGTGAACAGCAAATCTTTGTTATCTGATGGCCACTTTAGAAAACCCataggcaggggcacctgggtggctcagttggttgagtgcccaacttcagctcaggtcacgatctcgcagttcgtgagtttgagccccacgtcaggctctgtactgacagctcagagcctggagcgtgcttcagattctgtgtcccccctctctctgcccacccctacttgtgctctgtctctctctttcaaaaatgaataaacaaaaaaaaattaaaaaaagaaagaaaatccatagacagtttaagaataaaatacatcttaATAATTATACTGTTTCAAATTTGGGTATGACTTTGGGAAAGGCAAAATCAAGAATAGTTTTGAGAGAGGACAAGATATGTGCTAAGTATCTAAAATaggaaaaaggggtgcctgggtggctcagtttagcaacagactcttggtttcggctctggtcatgatctcgcagttttgtgagttcgagccccacattgggctctgagctggcagtgcaaaacctgcttgggattctctctccctccctctccctacccctcccctacttgtgctatctctgcctctctcaaaataaataaatttatttaaaaaataaaaaaaaataaaataggaaataatgatTCTCTAGACAAAAATACCTTGGTTTACTCAAACttgatttttacctttattttacattattcctGCACAGATTGCAATAATTTGTTAATATACCTTTGTATGTATTTAGGCGtggacatttatatttaataaacctAAGTTTATATCTATTGCTTTACAATAGAAtttgtcaggggcacctggctggctcagtcagttaagtgtccaactcttggtatcagctcaggtaatgatttcatggtcatgggatcgagccctgagcctgcttgggattctttctctgcttctcctttctttctctcaaaataaataaacttaaaaaaaaaaaaaaagtataatttagaattatattaaataaaagatgtAGGAGTACCTGGTTGACTCAGGCAGttgaacatgcaactcttgatttcaggccatgatttcatgatttcacagttcatgattttcaCGGTTCATTGAgccccagtgttgggctctgtgctgacagcacagagcctgcttgagattctatccctctcctgctctctcttgtgtgagcgcacgctctctctctcaaatacttaaaagaaaaaaaaagtatacatattaaatttaccatcttaataaGGAGTAAATCATATTCATTATGCtacatacatatttgtatttctctgtaatTATTGTACctgatttatattgtttataatatataaagtgTTAACAATTAGTATAACATATAACATTCTTAACACTTTATATTATCTTTAACTTAAGTGACCAACAAATTTTTTCTCCATACAatgaagaaaattagagaacagaATATGAAGAAttattcatctattaaaaaaattttttttaatgtttatttatttgagagagagagagacagacagcatgagggagggaggggcagagagtgggagacacagaatctgaagctagctccagggtctgagctatcagcacagaacctcttgtggggctcaaactcatgaaccatgagatcatgacctgagccgaagtctgacacttaacccactgagccacccaggagccccaagagagAAAAGTTTAGATGCAGAAAAGTTttgatgtatatacatatataaagagtGACAGATGGTTTAGACAGTAACTTGGACCCTTGAAAATTTTATCAAGCTGTGTGCCAAAAAACCAGTACTTGTTACTCCTGGAAGTTTGGGAAGGAGAGGATACCACCTATATTAAGCAAAATTATCTttcagaaaaacaggaaaaataatctcTTCATGGGATTTCTTCGTTTTTTTTGTTGTAAGGTACCTCCTAAATGCACCATCTTATTATTTGTGTCAAAAGCTCCTCAAAATGGCCAGTGCAATTCCACTTGGTGGAACTGCTCTTGGTGAAACTGTGCTAGTTAGGATGCTAAGTATTAGTATTGCGATGACAAAAGATGCCCCTGGAAGAGGTGCAATTTTAGATTCAGAAGATGTCAAGAGAACTGGAATGGTCCTTAAAAGTAGTGCTAGCACTCAGGTAACTTCTCGGAGACCCAAAGACAAAACTAAGCAAGAAGTCCTTAAAAGGTTTTGAAATGATATGAAGCAAAGGAATGACAATATGGGGATTTCCATGGGTCTACTTGGGGATGGACTTACCATGTTTGCAGGTAATCTTTAAGGAGGCCCCCAGGATCCTTGCCTCTTGGCAGTCATACATTTGTGTAATTCCCCTCTTCCTTGAGTTTGGCTGGACttatgacttgcttctaaccaatggAATGCAACAAAGGTGATGGAATGTACATGCCTGCATTTGCATGATTACCTAAGAGTATAGCACATGATGAGGTTTTTGGAGGGGTTAGTGGGGTTCACAGGGTCCGGAGTccatggccaagaaagaattcttgaagacatctttggtgcaaaaaggtgattttatttaagCACCCTGCCCTGGACGATGAGGAAAGACTGATTATATactatggggttgggggaggtaaagtccaggggaagtttccagggagattttcatatgctaaagactcacaggACACTGGAGGCCTAGCTACTGTCAAGCTAAGGCTGTTTTTCCTTCTAGCaaaacattaagacagtagggtgttcctaaaaaaacattttactctgccagcctcaagtatttgtcaatgggctgcatgTTACAAGGGAATggagttctatctgccatttccttccgCCTTTGTTTCCCACTGTGGAGGGCTAGTGGAGACCTAGGTCCTGaaggactatgatctctatcagttaaccttttgttttccactttcctttgttcttgggcagccaggagtgcctgaggagtATCACACAATCCCACCTGGTTGGGTTGTGGGGGGGTGTTTGTGGTCTGTCAGCTTGCCTTGTGCTCCCTCATTAGCACACATCTTGCTAGTTTCTCTCTTCCACACTGCCTTTGAAGAAACAACTTGCCATGAATCCTACAATCACAAGCAAATGAAATGAGagagcttggaagcagatccttTCCCAGTCAAGGCTGAGGAGAACTCAGCCTTGTGAGACCGTAAGTGACTAAGCCCAGCTAAGcccagacttctgacccacaCAAACAGTGGGATGATTAAGTGTGTGTTGCTTTAAGCAACTGGGTTTGTGGTAATtagttacacagcaatagaaaactaatgcacTAGCTTATACCCATGTGCGCCTTATACTTTTCTCCTTATagacaattttatttacaaatattcaaCTTAACATTTAGGTCCTTTTTTCTAGTCATGGACTGTTGAGGTTAAAATTACTTACCTAAACTTTATTAGAATTTTTGGGTAAAAATTAACCAAtgttcttttcctcattgtaaacATTAATATTAGTATAGTGAAAGAGATGGCAATAAATTAGCAGGGACCAGCTTTTATTAACACAGCTATCCTCAAACCACCTCCAGCAAGGACACATTTTGTTGTAGCATACAGGTTTCTCTCCAACTAGAATGAGCTCTCTGAAGTTAGTGTCCTCTGGCTTTAAGGTCTCCTCCAGGCCTTACATATACTAGATATTTCATAATTGTTGAATTGAAACTGTAATTGCATTCAAGCTTAGTAATTAATGGTATCTGGCTCATTTCAGGTAGCAATTCTGAATGCTCTAAAACATCAAGACCTATGACAGGATGAATACTACATAATATGAATACTGCCATAATTATGAGTAGTATGCCAATGTTATTGTTGCCCAAACTAAACCTCACAAAAGACAGGGAAATAGGCAACTAGAATTCAGAGATTCTTCACCATCATCTTTGATTAGCTGCCACAAAACTTCCCACTATTGAACCTGTCCTACAATTCTTACTTCTCTCAACCCCTCCAGGTatctgaaataggaaaaaaaaaaaaaaaaaaaaaaaaaaaaaaggaaataaaacaattctcCCTAAAagatttctcccttctttctcatcttttaaatATTACCTCAACCGTTGGCAGAGGTTTCTTAGGAACTCAAAGAACATCAATAAAATTTGGGCCAATTTagatttataattagaaaaagatactatttttggtattaaatttaagaataaaatgcagCCAACTCTACATATATACTTATAGACACTAAAGCACAAAGCAGTCAATCTAGCTACACCCAATGTTTAATGACTGTGGCCGAATCTCTGTTCTCTAGCAAGAGACTAAACTCCTGGTGGACAGGGACCATGTTCTGGTCTGCTATGCATTTCCCCAACACGTGACACACTGCTCACTCAAAGGGACACTCGAGGAATTTGTTGCGttcaattaaaagagaaaacaatattttaaacaagTCAATGGTGACTGCTAAGGTGACATCTGAACCCAGATGTTTAAACAATACCACTCCGGCCCATTCTGCAGTGAAACTATCAGACAGAAAAGAGTTAAATCAAATACCAGCACTGAAACTTCCAAGCCTATACAAGGAAGAAATCACACCATGTTTAGCCAGTGAAAatgactagaatttaaaatatattttaatgagaaCACTTtctatctttaaataaaaatgatttacatttttaaatatgaaactgCTCTGGCATTAGGACTTAACTGCTTCCTGATCTACAGGGTTTAGATGCCACCGCACCACTAATTCCCCAGTACTCTTGAGGCACGTGTTAGACATGTCCTCTTCCGCGGGAAGTCCTTGTGGCAACTTCAGGGGCTGGATTCTGTGACATAAGAAAATGCTTTTAGAATTACACTaggtaatacatttttttaaatagctgaagTAACAAACAACAAACCTTATCAAATGTTTAACCACTTTCAGTTTTGCATTCACTGAAGGTATATTCTTGTGAACTTGAGGAGTATGTGCCTATAAACAAAGGAAACAGGATTATGGATCCATTTCAAAGCAGATGGTCCCATGTTACAGTGAAATGTTCAGGTGAAACTCATTTTGTCTgaatcaaattttcaaataaattacactaaataatacatttaaatgagtgaagtaataaaaatgtaccttaaagtttaaaaattataaaatttaaagcaaatttaaACAACTAACTTAAGAGGACTTAAACAGCTGCTTACTTTTTCTAATCCAAGCatctttattatatctttttcCCAATATGGACGTCTTTTTGTACTCTTTATTCTGGTAACAATATGTAGTTTATGAGGGTGCTGTGGATCCCCACCATATTTTTCATGATCTGCAGGTGAAGGCTGAAATACCTAGGAAAGAATTATAAATGGTAAGTTTTCAATTACACAGTTtctatgtatttccttttcctttcttaaccACCCCCCAAAATCTACATAATGATCTCATCCCCAATCTTTCTGAAATCCTCATCTTCACATGATTATTCAGACAAAGTCTAAGGATTGcatactctgaaaaaaaaaaaatcacacaggcaaagactgttttgttttgttttgtttaagagCAAAGCGGGAGTAACCAAAGGACATTAAAGAGTTCAAATGCCAGGAGACTGTATTAGCACCAGATAAGCAGGGCACAGTAGCATCCCTCCACCCCATTCAGGCAGGGCATCAAAGATAAGCTTACAATGACAACACATGAGTATGTGTTAGTACAAATGACTGCCTACAAAGGGTCAGAAACAGCTCAAGAGAGCTGACATTAATACTGATTCTCTAAAAAATCAAAAGGTTCTAGTAAGCTATCACACAAAAAACTTCCCTGAGTATATAAAATGTACTAAATAAAGACATACATGGTAATACtatttgtaataatgaaaaatttaaaggcCATATCCATGTTCCTCGTAGAATAACTAAATGGAATTACAAGGCATACATTTGAATTAAAACtagtacaaaataataaaaccagtAATATATGATACAACTGAATAAATTATGATGTATCCCACGGGATACAATGCTGCCATAAAAACCAATAAGGTTAACTATCTTAGCAGCTACTAACATTGAAGGATGGCCATAATAcattcttgagaaaaaaataattccacaCCACTATGTGTAGTAGGATCTCATATTTGTTTCATCTGTACCAAGTACATGAGTGTGTACACAGGATACACTACATAATGACTAATTCTAAGAATCATGTGATATACATATGGGCATATACATacacttatatatgtataaaggTCTCAAAGACATTAGATCGAGTCATATCACCTCTGGGAAATCAGACCAAGGAAGGACATggacacacggacacacacacatggTGGCACTTTGATCAAAAAGggtattatttaattataaaataatattgtagAAACTTATCTGCTGAGAGGCTCACATTATATTGCTAAATGAAGACAGCAGCTAAAGAAGCATTTTACATGAGATGAttcacatctttaaaaacatataacagAAAAGGATATGGAAGCTGTCTCCAGGTGGTGGGATTAAGGGTGTCTCTTTGCTCTTTTTGCTCATTTGTATTTTCTAGGGGTTTTGAAGAGATGCAGGGTGAGAAGAATGGTGGTAAACAGAGGATGGGGCAGGCATGccgaagaaaaacaaagatttaaagaaacagTGTAAAGAGCACAAAATATCTGGGAAAACCAAGGGTAAATGTGTGGCTCAagtagaaaaaaacatgaaaacaatgtAGAGGATGAAGTTAAATTGCTCAACTGTGCTGAGCCTTCAGAAACTTCCAGAAGGGATACAGAGCTCTTGAAGACTTGAAGCAATATGACTACAATTTTAAGGGACTCAGAAAGAATATACTTGTAAGAGGACAAAATGAAGTGGGAATGGGAGACTGGTACCAGGAAACTTGCAGCCCTGGTTTAAGAGCCTGAACTACAGTAGCTGCAACAGAAAAGGGACTCATCTGGGGACTCTGGACAGTAAAATAGATGCATTTGTGGTGAATGGAGGAAATGGAGGGGTTGAGATGGACACATCTCCACCCTGATTTGGGAAATCAGGTAAAGGATGGTAGCATTAACTGATATAACTAATACAGGACCAGCATCCTATTTCATTTGGTTGTTTGGAGGGAAAGTAAGACGAGTTTGATTCTAAATATGTTTAACCTGAAATACCTCTGCATTATCCACAAGGCAGGGTCTAGGAACATGTGAGAATATAGGAATAAGTTCAGAAGATAGGCATGGGCTGGAGATACACACCTCAGAATCATTTCCATGAAGTTTGAATTTTCATATTTGCTAGAGCTGACAATCAAAATCAATGCCTTACACATTTTAAAGGAATGCTAACGTCTGTATCTATCCTTTTATTCTAGAACTTTACAGactaagaaacatgaaaagatacaaGACAATACAGTTGTGGAAAGGATAGCAGCAGCAAAGCCATGACTTGAAAAATAAAGAGGTTTCTGATATAAGAACATCAAGCATATTAAAGGTGTCAAATAGTCAATGGTAACactattttatcttaaaaaaaaaaaaatcaaaggagaatggtagttgtcaggggctggggaaaagAGATTGggaagttattatttaatgggtacagagttccagttttgtaagatgaagagttctggagatggatgg
This region includes:
- the MRPL30 gene encoding 39S ribosomal protein L30, mitochondrial, producing the protein MALKGRDVAGTKVPGLTMSTLYDGQVCVLRFVGTRLLCFPSPLKRTVTTLMAGILRSIVQKPPGGLQTVTKGVESLICTDWIRHKFTKSRIPDKVFQPSPADHEKYGGDPQHPHKLHIVTRIKSTKRRPYWEKDIIKMLGLEKAHTPQVHKNIPSVNAKLKVVKHLIRIQPLKLPQGLPAEEDMSNTCLKSTGELVVRWHLNPVDQEAVKS